From the Leifsonia sp. AG29 genome, one window contains:
- the flhA gene encoding flagellar biosynthesis protein FlhA, translated as MKPDRGLAARVAVPIGVVGIVMLLVVPVPAWLLDTLIIVNIMLALVILLTTMFVKKPLDFSVFPSLLLVATLFRLGLNVASTRLVLGEGFAGQVIQAFGHVAVGGSVIIGAVVFLILIVIQFIVVTKGAERVAEVGARFTLDAMPGKQMAIDADLNAGLITEEQARARRAEVSAEADFYGAMDGASKFVKGDAIAGILIIVINVVGGIAIGMIQRGMQIGDAVNSYTLLTIGDGLVTQIPALLMAVSTGMIVTRSNAESDMGTTASGQLSQSRNALMIAGCAAVVLALIPGMPPIPFVLVGALLIFAAQRLKTAEAVKKKAQAQQTAAASATRPETPEDLIEQMRVHALEITLAPDLVDIVSGASDDLLARIRALRRKIALELGLIVPPVRTRDSAELPPATYVIKIAGVEAGRGQAPAGRVLALGDNLEGLPGTPTIEPVFGLPAKWTPSEMRHSAELGGATVIDRVSVLITHLSAIITSNAARLLTREDVRLLTEGVKQVNAPAVEELIPNLLSLAEIQRVLQGLLAEQVPINDLPRILEALALRAKVSNDPEGLVEAARSALGPAIVAPHLEDGTLRVIMIDPGLEQAMLEGLRPSESGTQIVLDPFRLEQVLGSVKQTAAQLDDAGVSAVLVCAPALRPAIRRLAAGQVSGLAVLSYQEVTAVAATIETVGVIRGAESIAA; from the coding sequence ATGAAACCGGACAGGGGCCTCGCGGCCCGGGTGGCCGTTCCGATCGGCGTGGTGGGGATCGTCATGCTCCTCGTCGTGCCGGTGCCCGCGTGGCTGCTCGACACGCTGATCATCGTCAACATCATGCTGGCGCTGGTGATCCTCCTGACGACGATGTTCGTCAAGAAGCCGCTCGACTTCTCGGTGTTCCCGTCCCTCCTGCTGGTCGCCACCCTGTTCCGGCTGGGCCTGAACGTGGCGTCGACGCGTCTCGTGCTCGGCGAGGGCTTCGCCGGGCAGGTGATCCAGGCGTTCGGGCACGTCGCCGTCGGCGGGTCGGTCATCATCGGCGCGGTGGTGTTCCTGATCCTGATCGTGATCCAGTTCATCGTCGTCACGAAGGGCGCCGAGCGGGTCGCCGAGGTCGGCGCCCGCTTCACCCTCGACGCCATGCCCGGCAAGCAGATGGCGATCGACGCCGACCTCAACGCTGGCCTCATCACGGAGGAGCAGGCGCGGGCCCGGCGGGCGGAGGTGTCGGCCGAGGCGGACTTCTACGGCGCCATGGACGGCGCCTCCAAGTTCGTCAAGGGCGACGCGATCGCGGGCATCCTGATCATCGTCATCAACGTGGTCGGCGGGATCGCCATCGGGATGATCCAGCGCGGCATGCAGATCGGCGACGCCGTCAACTCGTACACCCTCCTCACCATCGGCGACGGCCTCGTCACCCAGATCCCGGCCCTCCTCATGGCGGTGTCGACGGGCATGATCGTGACGCGCTCGAACGCCGAGAGCGACATGGGCACGACGGCGAGCGGCCAGCTCAGCCAGTCGCGCAACGCCCTCATGATCGCGGGCTGCGCGGCGGTCGTCCTGGCGCTTATCCCGGGGATGCCGCCGATCCCGTTCGTCCTGGTCGGAGCTCTGCTGATCTTCGCCGCCCAGCGCCTCAAGACGGCCGAAGCGGTCAAGAAGAAGGCGCAGGCGCAGCAGACGGCCGCCGCGTCGGCGACCCGCCCGGAGACGCCGGAGGACCTGATCGAGCAGATGCGCGTCCACGCGCTCGAGATCACCCTCGCGCCCGACCTCGTCGACATCGTGAGCGGCGCCTCCGACGACCTGCTCGCCCGGATCCGCGCGCTCCGCCGCAAGATCGCCCTCGAGCTCGGCCTCATCGTGCCTCCCGTGCGGACGCGCGACTCCGCCGAGCTCCCGCCCGCGACGTACGTCATCAAGATCGCCGGGGTGGAGGCGGGGCGCGGGCAGGCTCCGGCCGGCCGCGTGCTCGCCCTCGGCGACAACCTGGAGGGACTCCCCGGCACGCCGACGATCGAGCCCGTGTTCGGCCTCCCGGCCAAGTGGACGCCCTCCGAGATGCGGCACAGCGCGGAGCTCGGCGGTGCGACGGTCATCGACCGCGTCTCCGTGCTCATCACGCACCTCTCGGCGATCATCACCTCCAACGCGGCCCGGCTGCTGACCCGCGAGGACGTGCGCCTGCTGACCGAGGGCGTCAAGCAGGTGAACGCCCCGGCGGTGGAGGAGCTCATCCCGAATCTGCTGTCGCTCGCGGAGATCCAGCGGGTGCTGCAGGGCCTCCTCGCCGAGCAGGTCCCGATCAACGACCTGCCGCGGATCCTGGAGGCGCTCGCCCTGCGCGCCAAGGTCTCGAACGACCCGGAGGGGCTCGTGGAGGCGGCGCGCTCGGCCCTGGGTCCGGCGATCGTGGCGCCGCACCTCGAAGACGGGACGCTGCGCGTCATCATGATCGACCCGGGCCTCGAGCAGGCCATGCTCGAAGGGCTGCGCCCCTCCGAGTCCGGGACCCAGATCGTGCTCGACCCGTTCCGGCTCGAGCAGGTGCTCGGCTCGGTCAAGCAGACCGCCGCCCAGCTCGACGATGCCGGCGTGTCAGCGGTGCTCGTGTGCGCGCCCGCCCTCCGCCCCGCGATCCGCCGGCTCGCGGCCGGGCAGGTCTCCGGCCTCGCCGTGCTGTCGTACCAGGAGGTCACCGCGGTCGCGGCGACGATCGAGACGGTGGGGGTGATCCGCGGTGCGGAGTCGATCGCGGCCTGA
- a CDS encoding EscU/YscU/HrcU family type III secretion system export apparatus switch protein, whose protein sequence is MSDAQERTEKATDKRMKEARSKGRLSKSSDLTAWVGVGATALMLPFTLQRGSDAAVDQLFSVRSVIEAPDPGKALAALGDGLGSIMATIGPLLAVGALAVVGAAAVQGGIHFRRLTGSVEHFNLVAGLGRIFGMRSLWEGAKTLLKSGVVAIGLFLVVQGLMPVLLTAGSMPLASLLSAASGGAGGLLQAAVGASLVLAAMDVFVVMRRNRKHTRMSKQEVRDENKNTEGDPLVRSHRRSRQLAMSRNRMIAAIGGSDVVLVNPTHIAVAISYEPGRSAPRVVAKGAGAIALRIREKAEEERVPIVKDVPLARALHAGCGLGDEIPVELYNAVARVLAFVMALKQRGSAAGFHTMTPEAPPAPTRRAPQVREGLT, encoded by the coding sequence GTGAGCGACGCGCAGGAACGCACCGAGAAGGCCACCGACAAGCGGATGAAGGAGGCGCGCTCCAAGGGGCGCCTGTCGAAGTCCAGCGACCTGACCGCCTGGGTCGGCGTCGGCGCGACCGCGCTCATGCTCCCGTTCACCCTCCAGCGCGGGAGCGACGCGGCCGTCGACCAGCTCTTCTCCGTGCGGTCGGTGATCGAGGCGCCCGACCCGGGCAAGGCCCTCGCCGCTCTGGGCGACGGTCTCGGGAGCATCATGGCGACGATCGGCCCTCTGCTCGCGGTCGGGGCGCTCGCCGTGGTCGGGGCCGCCGCCGTCCAGGGCGGCATCCACTTCCGCCGGCTCACCGGCAGCGTCGAGCACTTCAACCTCGTCGCGGGCCTCGGGCGGATCTTCGGCATGCGCTCCCTCTGGGAGGGGGCGAAGACCCTCCTCAAGTCCGGCGTCGTCGCGATCGGGCTGTTCCTGGTGGTCCAGGGCCTCATGCCGGTGCTGCTCACGGCGGGCTCGATGCCGCTCGCGTCCCTCCTCTCGGCCGCCTCGGGAGGCGCGGGCGGACTCCTCCAGGCGGCGGTCGGGGCGAGTCTCGTCCTCGCGGCGATGGACGTGTTCGTCGTCATGCGCCGCAACCGCAAGCACACGCGCATGAGCAAGCAGGAGGTGCGCGACGAGAACAAGAACACCGAGGGCGACCCGCTCGTGCGCTCCCACCGCCGCTCGCGTCAGCTCGCGATGAGCCGCAACCGCATGATCGCCGCGATCGGCGGGTCGGACGTCGTGCTCGTGAACCCGACGCACATCGCCGTCGCCATCAGCTACGAACCGGGCCGGTCCGCACCGCGGGTCGTCGCCAAGGGCGCGGGTGCGATCGCGCTGCGCATCCGTGAGAAGGCCGAGGAGGAGCGGGTGCCGATCGTGAAGGACGTCCCGCTGGCCCGGGCCCTGCACGCGGGGTGCGGCCTCGGAGACGAGATCCCGGTCGAGCTCTACAACGCCGTCGCCCGGGTGCTCGCGTTCGTGATGGCGCTGAAGCAGCGCGGGTCGGCAGCCGGATTCCACACGATGACACCGGAGGCGCCGCCCGCGCCGACGAGGAGGGCACCGCAGGTGCGAGAGGGGCTCACATGA
- a CDS encoding flagellar biosynthetic protein FliR, translated as MSIPIDLSAIEAIALASLRMVAFLVIAPPFSYNGFPAQVKGMLAIGLAVAVAPRVGAGYHTGDIGVFLLDLVRELAVGATLGFLVFLVFAAIQSAGSLVDLFGGFQLAQAFDPQSMVNGAQFTRMFQVTALALLFTSGGYQLIIGGLVRSFDAVPLASGIDLADPVKAMVGGVTQMFVSALQIAGPLIVVLFLADVGLGLLTRVAPALNAFSLSFPLKIMLTVVLAAIVFVALPGVVSGLTDTAVKTMLGVGR; from the coding sequence ATGAGCATCCCCATCGACCTCTCGGCCATCGAGGCGATCGCGCTGGCCTCGCTGCGCATGGTCGCCTTCCTCGTGATCGCGCCTCCCTTCTCGTACAACGGGTTCCCCGCCCAGGTGAAGGGCATGCTCGCGATCGGGCTCGCGGTCGCCGTGGCCCCGCGCGTCGGCGCCGGCTACCACACGGGCGACATCGGGGTCTTCCTCCTCGACCTGGTGCGCGAGCTGGCCGTCGGCGCCACGCTCGGGTTCCTCGTCTTCCTCGTCTTCGCCGCGATCCAGTCCGCCGGGAGCCTCGTCGACCTGTTCGGCGGATTCCAGCTCGCGCAGGCGTTCGACCCGCAGTCGATGGTGAACGGCGCCCAGTTCACGCGGATGTTCCAGGTGACGGCGCTGGCCCTCCTCTTCACCTCGGGCGGCTACCAGCTGATCATCGGCGGACTCGTGCGGTCGTTCGACGCGGTTCCGCTGGCGTCGGGGATCGATCTGGCCGACCCGGTGAAGGCGATGGTCGGCGGGGTGACGCAGATGTTCGTCTCGGCGCTGCAGATCGCCGGTCCGCTGATCGTCGTGCTGTTCCTCGCCGACGTCGGCCTCGGGCTGCTGACCCGCGTGGCGCCCGCGCTCAACGCGTTCTCGCTCAGCTTCCCGCTCAAGATCATGCTCACCGTCGTGCTCGCGGCGATCGTCTTCGTCGCGCTGCCGGGCGTCGTCTCGGGCCTGACCGACACCGCCGTCAAGACCATGCTGGGGGTGGGCCGGTGA
- the fliQ gene encoding flagellar biosynthesis protein FliQ, protein MNPNAVLDIALQGLMVTAKLAAPIVITALVVGFAISLVQSITQIQEVTLSFVPKAAAVAVALIICGQWMISELVSFTHVLFQQIPSLLGGG, encoded by the coding sequence ATGAACCCGAACGCCGTCCTCGACATCGCCCTCCAGGGCCTCATGGTCACGGCGAAGCTGGCCGCGCCGATCGTCATCACCGCGCTGGTCGTCGGCTTCGCCATCTCGCTCGTGCAGTCGATCACCCAGATCCAGGAGGTGACGCTCTCGTTCGTCCCGAAGGCGGCGGCGGTCGCCGTGGCGCTCATCATCTGCGGACAGTGGATGATCAGCGAGCTGGTCTCGTTCACGCACGTGCTGTTCCAGCAGATCCCGTCCCTCCTCGGCGGCGGCTGA
- the fliP gene encoding flagellar type III secretion system pore protein FliP (The bacterial flagellar biogenesis protein FliP forms a type III secretion system (T3SS)-type pore required for flagellar assembly.), with protein MPGAVSRIVPSLPRLAVAGALVVLIAGALVLVSAAAAHAVPTPVPTPSGPGGPGGATGGSGVTLDINGPNGTPNAAILTLVGITVLSVAPALLLMMSSFTKIFVVLALTRNALALPSIPPNQVLAGLALFLSLFIMSPVLVDINNGAVQPYLAGHIDFTAAVHAAEAPLRSFMGAHTREEDIALMTRAAGRPNPQNASAVPMLTLVPAFMISELRAAFIIGFVIFVPFLVIDMVVSAALMSMGMMMLPPVMISLPFKILLFVLVDGWGLIITSLITSYRGGG; from the coding sequence ATGCCGGGGGCCGTCTCCCGCATCGTCCCGTCCCTCCCGCGTCTGGCCGTGGCCGGCGCCCTCGTCGTTCTGATCGCCGGAGCGCTGGTGCTCGTCTCGGCCGCGGCGGCGCACGCGGTGCCGACGCCCGTCCCGACGCCGTCGGGTCCGGGCGGCCCGGGAGGCGCGACGGGCGGTTCCGGGGTGACGCTCGACATCAACGGCCCCAACGGAACCCCGAACGCGGCGATCCTCACGCTCGTGGGCATCACCGTCCTCTCGGTGGCCCCCGCGCTCCTCCTCATGATGTCGTCGTTCACGAAGATCTTCGTGGTGCTCGCCCTCACCCGGAATGCGCTTGCGCTCCCGAGCATCCCCCCGAACCAGGTGCTGGCCGGGCTCGCGCTGTTCCTGAGCCTGTTCATCATGAGCCCGGTGCTCGTCGACATCAACAACGGCGCGGTTCAGCCGTACCTCGCGGGGCACATCGACTTCACCGCGGCCGTCCACGCGGCGGAGGCGCCGCTCCGCTCCTTCATGGGCGCACACACCCGCGAGGAGGACATCGCCCTCATGACGCGCGCGGCCGGGCGCCCCAACCCGCAGAACGCCTCCGCCGTGCCGATGCTCACCCTCGTGCCCGCGTTCATGATCTCGGAGCTGCGCGCCGCGTTCATCATCGGCTTCGTCATCTTCGTGCCGTTCCTCGTCATCGACATGGTGGTCTCGGCGGCGCTCATGTCGATGGGCATGATGATGCTCCCGCCGGTCATGATCTCGCTGCCGTTCAAGATCCTCCTGTTCGTGCTCGTCGACGGGTGGGGGCTCATCATCACGAGCCTGATCACCAGCTACCGGGGCGGCGGATGA
- the fliO gene encoding flagellar biosynthetic protein FliO: MDTLFVALRVLVVLGVIVGVLWFVQRRLTKGRSGRSRRGNAVSVVGRQGIGPKASVVVVDVDGDRFVLGVTERQVSVLQSGPRPQEADAEKTATVTPLSTPPRQDADFLTAQGRASLFDEALKGSILSPATWRQAGSAVRVKR, encoded by the coding sequence GTGGACACCCTGTTCGTCGCCCTCCGGGTGCTCGTCGTCCTCGGCGTGATCGTCGGGGTGCTGTGGTTCGTGCAGCGCAGGCTGACGAAGGGGCGCTCCGGCCGGTCGCGCCGCGGCAACGCCGTGTCGGTCGTCGGCCGGCAGGGCATCGGACCGAAGGCCTCCGTGGTCGTCGTGGACGTCGACGGTGACCGCTTCGTTCTCGGCGTCACCGAGCGGCAGGTCAGCGTGCTGCAGAGCGGCCCGCGTCCGCAGGAGGCGGACGCCGAGAAGACCGCGACGGTCACACCGCTCTCCACACCCCCCAGGCAGGATGCCGACTTCCTCACGGCGCAGGGACGCGCCTCGCTCTTCGACGAGGCACTCAAAGGCTCGATCCTGTCCCCGGCAACGTGGCGTCAGGCGGGTTCGGCGGTGCGCGTCAAGCGGTGA
- a CDS encoding formylglycine-generating enzyme family protein: MAYIPAGTVTLHDARLKRRWSVDLESFELGVFPVTEELVAELIGEPSAHPRRPATGVSWLRATRICNAASEWEGVDPAYSFDGEEVNWHVDADGYRLPTEAEWEHACRAGSTAPHYGPLTEVAWTSADGLTAPSDVGHKLPNLNGLFDTLGNVWEWCWDHLDPARYGDYRVFRGGGFADDAWSVRASVRRGGSPRTTHEDLGFRLARGGFDAVDAAQGWSAQADLERAAMEGPLPPGWTPRR; encoded by the coding sequence ATGGCGTACATCCCCGCCGGCACGGTCACCCTGCACGATGCCCGGCTGAAGCGGCGCTGGAGCGTGGACCTGGAGTCGTTCGAACTGGGCGTCTTCCCGGTCACCGAGGAGCTGGTGGCCGAGCTCATCGGCGAGCCCTCGGCGCACCCGCGCCGGCCCGCGACGGGTGTCAGCTGGCTCCGCGCCACCCGGATCTGCAACGCCGCCTCCGAGTGGGAGGGGGTGGACCCCGCCTACAGCTTCGACGGCGAGGAGGTCAACTGGCACGTCGACGCCGACGGCTACCGTCTCCCGACCGAGGCGGAGTGGGAGCACGCCTGCCGCGCCGGCTCGACGGCCCCGCACTACGGTCCGCTCACCGAGGTCGCCTGGACCAGCGCCGACGGCCTCACCGCTCCCTCCGATGTCGGCCACAAGCTCCCGAACCTCAACGGGCTGTTCGACACGCTCGGCAACGTCTGGGAGTGGTGCTGGGACCACCTCGACCCGGCCCGCTACGGCGACTACCGGGTGTTCCGCGGCGGAGGCTTCGCCGACGACGCCTGGAGCGTCCGCGCCTCCGTCCGCCGGGGCGGGTCGCCCCGCACGACGCACGAGGACCTCGGGTTCCGCCTCGCGCGCGGCGGCTTCGACGCCGTGGACGCCGCTCAGGGCTGGTCTGCGCAGGCCGACCTCGAGCGCGCGGCGATGGAGGGACCCCTCCCGCCCGGCTGGACGCCGCGGCGCTGA
- the fliN gene encoding flagellar motor switch protein FliN, translating into MSMTSTAPASGLSLGQAQAAAEALVAVLPTGAPLAPLLENGSAVGPAAASAVVASFVGAVSADLAVILLEPPTLVDDGAEGSPVVSLQDVLQPALEAASDTFGAGVLDDARIEDAGQLFADPATTVFALTGPAGTAGWFAVRGRAVVAGRPGSGGALSGKLARISNVEMALTVEIGRTRMPVRDVLAMEPGAVIELDRSAGSPADVLLNGRLIAHGEIVVVDQDYAVRITKILDAAEELD; encoded by the coding sequence ATGAGCATGACCAGCACCGCACCCGCCTCCGGCCTCTCGCTCGGACAGGCCCAGGCCGCCGCGGAGGCGCTCGTCGCGGTTCTGCCGACGGGCGCTCCGCTCGCACCGCTGCTCGAGAACGGTTCGGCCGTCGGCCCGGCGGCCGCATCGGCGGTCGTGGCCAGCTTCGTCGGCGCCGTGTCCGCCGACCTCGCGGTGATCCTCCTCGAGCCGCCGACGCTCGTGGACGACGGCGCCGAGGGGTCGCCGGTGGTCAGCCTCCAGGATGTGCTGCAGCCCGCCCTGGAGGCGGCGAGCGACACGTTCGGGGCGGGCGTGCTCGACGATGCCCGCATCGAGGACGCGGGTCAGCTCTTCGCCGACCCGGCCACGACGGTCTTCGCACTCACGGGACCGGCGGGCACCGCCGGATGGTTCGCCGTCCGCGGCCGCGCGGTCGTCGCCGGCCGGCCGGGCTCGGGAGGCGCCCTCAGCGGCAAGCTCGCGCGCATCAGCAACGTCGAGATGGCGTTGACCGTCGAGATCGGCCGCACCCGGATGCCCGTGCGCGACGTGCTCGCCATGGAGCCGGGCGCCGTGATCGAGCTCGACCGCTCCGCCGGCTCACCCGCCGACGTGCTCCTCAACGGCCGCCTCATCGCGCACGGCGAGATCGTCGTCGTGGACCAGGACTACGCGGTCCGCATCACGAAGATCCTCGACGCGGCCGAAGAGCTCGACTGA
- a CDS encoding flagellar motor switch protein FliM — translation MTLLDASADTTEAPVYDFRRPTTLAREHSRVLELAFETFARQWGTQLTAKVRVLSQVECLSVQLQTYDEYAASLPATTAMVLCELGGFAPKAVIQFPTVAALSWVHAMLGGHGLPEVGERTFTQIEHALVRRLMDDALEDLSYSLGGILVAPIEVDAIQYNSQFAQAAATAELMIVAGFELRVGESSARATVALPAAVLLPQLGETNPTHSTENARELIDAQLARVPVEVALRLAPATVRPSTVLGLAVGDLLRFPHPDHRPFDLTVGGVPVAGAALGSSGSRLACVIVKTED, via the coding sequence GTGACCCTGCTCGACGCCTCCGCGGACACCACCGAGGCACCGGTCTACGACTTCCGGCGGCCGACGACGCTCGCGCGCGAGCACTCGCGCGTGCTCGAGCTCGCCTTCGAGACCTTCGCCCGCCAGTGGGGAACCCAGCTGACGGCCAAGGTCCGGGTCCTCAGCCAGGTGGAGTGCCTCTCCGTGCAGCTCCAGACCTACGACGAGTACGCCGCCTCCCTCCCGGCCACCACGGCCATGGTGCTGTGCGAACTGGGCGGTTTCGCGCCGAAGGCCGTGATCCAGTTCCCGACGGTCGCGGCCCTCTCGTGGGTCCACGCGATGCTCGGCGGCCACGGGCTCCCGGAGGTGGGCGAGCGCACCTTCACCCAGATCGAGCACGCGCTGGTCCGGCGGCTGATGGACGACGCCCTCGAGGACCTCAGCTATTCGCTCGGCGGGATCCTCGTCGCGCCCATCGAGGTGGACGCGATCCAGTACAACTCGCAGTTCGCGCAGGCCGCCGCCACGGCGGAGCTGATGATCGTCGCCGGCTTCGAGCTCCGCGTCGGTGAGAGCTCGGCGCGGGCGACGGTCGCCCTCCCGGCCGCCGTCCTGCTCCCTCAGCTGGGCGAGACGAACCCGACCCACAGCACCGAGAACGCCCGGGAGCTGATCGATGCGCAGTTGGCGCGCGTGCCCGTCGAGGTCGCGTTGCGCCTCGCCCCCGCCACCGTCCGGCCGAGCACCGTGCTCGGGCTGGCCGTCGGCGACCTGCTGCGTTTCCCGCACCCCGACCACCGCCCCTTCGACCTCACGGTCGGGGGCGTCCCCGTCGCCGGCGCGGCGCTGGGCTCCAGCGGCTCGCGTCTCGCCTGCGTGATCGTCAAGACAGAGGACTGA
- a CDS encoding thiamine pyrophosphate-binding protein — protein sequence MPSVSAHVAATIASHITHVFGVMGNGNAYFLDALERQSGVEYCAMRHEGGAVVAADAYFRASGRLAAATATYGAGFTNTLTALAEAVQAHVPLILVVGDEPTSGPRPWDVDQIALAAAVGARTYTVGRADAAATTAIAVEHALTYRVPTVIAIPYDVATREAGPVPEAPRPVVPGPLAPAGAFAEGAVRAAAGMLAEAERPFLLAGRGAWLAGAGEALGELAEVTGALTASTALGRGVFPDERYDLGVTGGFGAEGAMALVREADVAVVFGASLNQFTMRFGELFAPGTRVIQVDVAPAATHPHVGTYLRGDARVVAEALVADLRGRGSVPSGWRSRVELGHVRDYDRGEGLAADGRLDPRTAASRIADLLPEDRVVVSDGGHFIGWANMFWPVASPDRMIMVGTAYQSIGLGWPSVPGAALARPESTIVLTTGDGGGLMALSDLESAVRVAAGRGMAVVWNDAAYGAEVNLYGLKGLAEEPMLIPEVDFAAFAGAVGAEGVVVRTPEDLEALAAWTARPVDERAFLVLDLRVSGSVIAPYQHEIIRVNS from the coding sequence ATGCCGAGTGTCTCCGCTCACGTCGCCGCGACGATCGCCTCCCACATCACGCACGTCTTCGGGGTGATGGGGAACGGCAATGCCTACTTCCTCGACGCCCTCGAGCGCCAGAGCGGCGTCGAGTACTGCGCCATGCGGCACGAGGGAGGCGCGGTCGTCGCCGCCGACGCCTACTTCCGGGCCTCCGGGAGGCTGGCCGCCGCCACCGCGACGTACGGTGCCGGGTTCACGAACACGCTCACGGCGCTCGCCGAAGCCGTGCAGGCCCACGTGCCCCTGATCCTCGTCGTCGGGGACGAGCCGACCTCCGGTCCCCGTCCGTGGGACGTCGACCAGATCGCCCTCGCGGCGGCCGTCGGCGCGCGGACGTACACGGTGGGCCGAGCGGACGCGGCCGCCACCACCGCGATCGCCGTCGAGCACGCGCTGACGTATCGGGTGCCGACCGTGATCGCCATCCCGTACGACGTGGCCACCCGGGAGGCGGGACCGGTCCCCGAGGCGCCGCGGCCGGTCGTGCCCGGGCCGCTGGCCCCCGCGGGGGCGTTCGCCGAAGGCGCCGTGCGCGCGGCCGCGGGGATGCTCGCCGAGGCGGAGCGCCCCTTCCTCCTCGCGGGACGCGGCGCTTGGCTGGCGGGGGCGGGGGAGGCGCTCGGCGAGCTCGCCGAGGTCACGGGCGCGCTGACCGCCTCCACCGCGCTGGGCCGCGGCGTGTTCCCCGACGAGCGGTACGACCTGGGTGTGACGGGCGGCTTCGGCGCGGAGGGGGCCATGGCGCTCGTCAGGGAGGCGGACGTCGCCGTCGTCTTCGGCGCCTCCCTCAACCAGTTCACGATGCGCTTCGGCGAGCTGTTCGCGCCCGGAACCCGCGTGATCCAAGTCGATGTGGCGCCCGCGGCGACGCATCCCCACGTGGGCACCTACCTGCGGGGCGACGCGCGCGTGGTCGCGGAAGCGCTGGTCGCGGACCTGCGCGGGCGCGGGTCCGTCCCCTCCGGGTGGCGCTCGCGCGTCGAGCTCGGCCACGTCCGCGACTACGACCGCGGCGAGGGCCTCGCGGCCGACGGCCGGCTCGACCCCCGGACCGCGGCCTCCCGCATCGCCGACCTGCTGCCCGAGGATCGCGTCGTGGTCTCCGACGGCGGTCACTTCATCGGCTGGGCCAACATGTTCTGGCCGGTCGCCTCCCCGGACCGGATGATCATGGTCGGCACCGCGTACCAGTCCATCGGTCTCGGCTGGCCGAGCGTCCCGGGCGCCGCGCTCGCCCGGCCGGAGTCGACGATCGTGCTCACCACCGGCGACGGCGGCGGCCTGATGGCGCTGTCCGACCTCGAGTCGGCGGTCCGCGTGGCGGCCGGACGCGGCATGGCCGTGGTCTGGAACGACGCGGCGTACGGCGCGGAGGTGAACCTGTACGGACTCAAGGGGCTCGCCGAGGAGCCGATGCTGATCCCGGAGGTCGACTTCGCGGCGTTCGCGGGTGCGGTGGGGGCGGAAGGCGTGGTCGTGCGCACGCCCGAGGACCTGGAGGCGCTCGCCGCCTGGACCGCGCGGCCGGTCGACGAGCGGGCGTTCCTCGTCCTCGACCTGCGGGTGTCAGGCTCGGTGATCGCGCCCTACCAGCACGAGATCATCCGGGTGAACTCGTAG
- a CDS encoding flagellar FlbD family protein, with amino-acid sequence MIVVTRLNDTQFAVNPDLIERIHASPDTTLVMVDGAKFIVTESMAEVIEKIAAYRARVISLAHDLPASGPRPLAAPQLGLVAPVGAGGADAPHQEARAVPLRARKK; translated from the coding sequence ATGATCGTCGTCACCCGATTGAACGACACCCAGTTCGCGGTCAACCCGGACCTCATCGAACGCATCCACGCGAGTCCGGACACCACCCTCGTCATGGTCGACGGTGCGAAGTTCATCGTCACCGAGTCGATGGCGGAGGTGATCGAGAAGATCGCCGCATACCGGGCGCGCGTGATCTCCCTCGCGCACGACCTCCCGGCGTCGGGCCCCCGTCCGCTCGCCGCACCGCAGCTGGGGCTCGTCGCCCCGGTCGGGGCGGGAGGCGCGGACGCGCCCCACCAGGAGGCTCGCGCCGTCCCCCTGCGAGCACGGAAGAAGTAG